The Stackebrandtia nassauensis DSM 44728 genome includes the window CGTCGATGGCGGCGATGTTGTCGTCGATCAGTGCCTCGCGTTTGGCGATCGCCTCGGTGCCGAGCCGCCGGGCCGCGACTTCCTCCACATCGGCCAGTTCCAGGTAGGCGTCGCCGCCGACGAGCCGGTGGTACTCGGCGAGTTTGTCGTGGTAGGCGCGCAGCCGCTCGGGCGGACGGGGCTGGAAGTGGTTGCCGTCGGTCAGGACGGTGACGCGGGCCCCGGGCGGATAGACGGCGCTGATCGCGCCCTGTAGTTCCCGCAGCCGCATCAGGGCGCCGAGCTCGGCCAGGTCGGGCCGGATCCCGGAGGTCTTGAGCGAGTTGTAGTGGAGCTTCACCGGGAAGCCGAAGGTCACGACCGGGATCGGCTCGCCCGCCGCCACGATCGGTCCCAGATCGCGCCGGGCGACGTCGAGCGAGTAGTTGCCGCGCGGTCCCTTGAGGAATCGTTCGCGGGTCACGACGTGGTGGACCAGCGTCACCGGGTCGGCGTCGCCGAGGGCGGCGGTCGTCGACGCGCCGATGCGGGCGGCGGTCGCGTCGGTGTGTGCGGTCAGCCTGGCCACCAGGTCGCGGGAGGCGGCCGCGTCGAGGTGGGCCGCGTGCGCGTCACAGGCGGCGCGGTTGTCGCCCAGGTGCGCCAGGTCCAGTTCGGCCAGCGACCTGGTGTCCGACAGTGACAGCGCCTGGGACGCGGGAAGGGTGAGTCCGGTGCGCGGCACCGTCTCGAAACTGTGGACGGTCAGGGTGCCGGGATCGCCGGGTTCGTTGGCGTAGCCGGGCAAAGCGACGTCCACCATGGTGGCTCCGGGCAGTCGCCCGGCCAGAGCGCGGCGGTTGCCGGGCAGGTCGTCGAAGACGGCGACGATGTCGACGTCGTCGAAGGCGCGCAGGTTCTCGGACTTGTGCTCGCGCACCGGCCGGGTCCGGTCGTCGGGGGCCATCACCATGCGCGGTGAGACGACCCCGGCGGCGCGCAGTGCCGCCTCGGTGTGGCGACGCACCCGTTCCCGGCGCCCGGTGTTGAAGACGACCTCGCCGCCGCAGTCCTGGACCTCCCAGACGAAACGGGCCAGGCCCGGCACGGGTTCGTCCAGTTCCATGCGCTCCCACGGGTTGAAGAACTCGTCCCAGAACAGCGTGAACACCCCGTCGGGGTCCGGGTGCCGGTCCAACAGCCCGGTCGCCTCGCACCAGCGCCGCCACGCGGGCCGGTGGTACGTGGGCAGTCGGCCCAGGGCTTCGGGGTCGGCGAACTCGGCGATGTCGAAGCGTTCGGCGACGGCGCGCAGCGCGATGTGGCTGCGGCGACGCGGATCCAGCGCGCACAGGTCGACGTCGAGCATCACCGCCGGGCGGTTGGCGGCTCCCCGCCGCCACCGGCGGGTGTGCTCGGCGACCTCGGCGATGACCGTGGTCAAAATGGAGTGCTGGCGCTGGTCGACGGTGTGGGCCAGACCGGGATCGACGGTGGCCACCAGCGCGGCGGCGTCGGGGCCGAGGAACCGCCAGTGCGGACGGAACCCGCCATCCATGATGGTCCCGGCCTCGGCTTCGCCGCCCTTGGACAGCCGGCGCGCCAACCCGCCGATCGCCGCGAACACTTCACCCAAAGCCTTGGCGGCGCGGGAATCCGAGACCGGGACGAACTCGATATCGGCCAGCACCACCCGGGTCGGGGTGTCCGGTGCCGGGGGCTGGATCCGCAGCCGGTCCACCGCCGGAACCAGTCCGTGGCGGTCCACCAGAATCCGGGTCACGATCGCCAGTGGCGCGATCACGTCCTCGGCGCGGGTGACCGTGGTGGCCGAGGGGTCGGGGAACTCGGTGACGGTTCGCGACGCAGGGGTTTCGCTGAAACTACAGTGGATCCGCAGTAGCGGGTCCCGGCCGATGATCTCCGATGGGGACTGGATGGTCACAGCGGCACGGTACTTCTGGAAAGCGCTTTCGGTAAGGGTTCATGGCTTTAATCACAAAGGTCGGTCGAGTGCGAGAATCGTGGCTAAGCTGTGCCACTCAAGGGCATCGAGCGAATATTGTTGCTTTAGGACAGACGTGTGTGGACTGT containing:
- a CDS encoding L-tyrosine/L-tryptophan isonitrile synthase family protein — protein: MTIQSPSEIIGRDPLLRIHCSFSETPASRTVTEFPDPSATTVTRAEDVIAPLAIVTRILVDRHGLVPAVDRLRIQPPAPDTPTRVVLADIEFVPVSDSRAAKALGEVFAAIGGLARRLSKGGEAEAGTIMDGGFRPHWRFLGPDAAALVATVDPGLAHTVDQRQHSILTTVIAEVAEHTRRWRRGAANRPAVMLDVDLCALDPRRRSHIALRAVAERFDIAEFADPEALGRLPTYHRPAWRRWCEATGLLDRHPDPDGVFTLFWDEFFNPWERMELDEPVPGLARFVWEVQDCGGEVVFNTGRRERVRRHTEAALRAAGVVSPRMVMAPDDRTRPVREHKSENLRAFDDVDIVAVFDDLPGNRRALAGRLPGATMVDVALPGYANEPGDPGTLTVHSFETVPRTGLTLPASQALSLSDTRSLAELDLAHLGDNRAACDAHAAHLDAAASRDLVARLTAHTDATAARIGASTTAALGDADPVTLVHHVVTRERFLKGPRGNYSLDVARRDLGPIVAAGEPIPVVTFGFPVKLHYNSLKTSGIRPDLAELGALMRLRELQGAISAVYPPGARVTVLTDGNHFQPRPPERLRAYHDKLAEYHRLVGGDAYLELADVEEVAARRLGTEAIAKREALIDDNIAAIDALLSGLDVRLGPVPMLAQASRRYADPGHRRGDGTSMPVFADLFRSLMYVVPLSPPPGTRRAEWARRVYADAFNLFDPGLDAALRADRAEMLAETWRRTVRYLAVLTVDSLLGYDDASLFPGRVRLTPNPRPGALGFTYLGGAGVLPWHGTAAVDARAKLSSDFAVALRDRGYVPVYSELLDDEQPWFMVPGTFVRDGELDAAIRDRVHLRRR